One Nonomuraea angiospora DNA segment encodes these proteins:
- the rpe gene encoding ribulose-phosphate 3-epimerase — translation MAVQISPSILAADFARLADEAAAVPNADWLHVDVMDYHFVPNLTIGLPVVEALRKATSTPLDCHLMIADPDRWAPQYAEAGAGSVTIHAEAAKGPIRTLREIRSLGARAGLALNPATAVEPYEDLLAEVDMLLLMTVEPGFGGQKFLDGVLPKVRRARQLIERHGGRVWLQVDGGVDAGTIERCADAGADVFVAGSAVYGASDPSAAVDALRAAASLKSA, via the coding sequence ATGGCCGTACAGATCTCGCCCAGCATCCTCGCCGCCGACTTCGCCAGGCTCGCCGACGAGGCCGCCGCCGTGCCCAATGCCGACTGGCTGCACGTCGACGTCATGGACTACCACTTCGTGCCCAACCTCACCATCGGGTTGCCCGTGGTCGAGGCGTTGCGCAAGGCGACCTCGACGCCGCTCGACTGCCACCTCATGATCGCCGACCCGGACCGCTGGGCGCCGCAGTACGCGGAGGCGGGGGCGGGCAGCGTGACCATCCACGCCGAGGCGGCCAAGGGCCCGATCAGGACGCTGCGCGAGATCCGCTCGCTCGGCGCCAGGGCCGGTCTCGCGCTCAACCCGGCCACGGCCGTCGAGCCGTACGAAGACCTGCTGGCCGAGGTCGACATGCTGCTGCTGATGACCGTGGAGCCGGGGTTCGGCGGGCAGAAGTTCCTCGACGGGGTGCTGCCCAAGGTCCGGCGGGCGCGGCAGCTGATCGAGCGGCACGGCGGGCGGGTCTGGCTGCAGGTCGACGGGGGAGTCGACGCGGGCACGATCGAGCGCTGCGCGGACGCGGGCGCCGACGTGTTCGTGGCGGGCAGCGCCGTCTACGGCGCCTCCGACCCGAGTGCGGCGGTTGACGCGCTCCGGGCCGCCGCCTCCCTCAAAAGCGCATGA
- a CDS encoding oxygenase MpaB family protein — MGDHGIFGPRSVTWRVMGEPILLVGGIRALLMQGLHPRAMRGVLQNSALMDPHEAWSRFVRTTEFVRVRTYGTDAEVERAGRRVRKIHHNLTAYDPDTGSTFHLDEPDALRWVHVGEVDSYLSVARRAGVRLTDAEADAFVAEWRRAAEVVGLKAEDVPGSVAELRDYIDAARPGLRLVPEAAHPLRLSLNAPLPPRLTPLRPALPALTLLSFATLPRWARRLYGLPATPVGDLWATATLRTLHTGIGLVPGDVLYSPAARRARRLMAA, encoded by the coding sequence ATGGGCGACCATGGGATCTTCGGGCCCCGCTCGGTGACGTGGCGGGTGATGGGCGAGCCGATCCTGCTGGTGGGCGGCATCCGGGCGCTGCTGATGCAGGGTCTGCATCCGCGGGCGATGCGCGGCGTGCTGCAGAACTCCGCGCTCATGGATCCTCATGAGGCCTGGTCGCGGTTCGTGCGGACCACCGAGTTCGTACGCGTGCGTACGTACGGGACCGACGCCGAGGTCGAACGGGCGGGACGGCGCGTCCGCAAGATCCACCACAACCTGACCGCCTACGACCCCGACACCGGCTCCACCTTCCACCTGGACGAGCCGGACGCCCTGCGCTGGGTCCACGTCGGCGAGGTCGACTCCTACCTGTCGGTCGCCCGGCGGGCCGGGGTGCGGCTGACGGACGCCGAGGCCGACGCGTTCGTCGCGGAGTGGCGGCGGGCGGCCGAGGTGGTGGGGCTGAAGGCGGAGGACGTTCCCGGGTCGGTGGCCGAGCTGCGCGACTACATCGACGCCGCGCGGCCGGGGCTGCGGCTCGTCCCCGAGGCGGCCCACCCGCTGCGCCTGTCGCTGAACGCCCCGCTCCCGCCCAGGCTGACCCCGCTCAGGCCCGCGCTGCCCGCGCTGACGCTGCTGTCGTTCGCCACGCTGCCGCGCTGGGCGAGGCGGCTGTACGGGCTGCCCGCCACACCGGTCGGCGACCTGTGGGCCACGGCGACCCTGCGTACCCTGCACACCGGGATCGGCCTGGTCCCGGGGGACGTCCTCTACAGCCCCGCCGCCCGGCGGGCGCGCCGGCTCATGGCCGCTTGA
- the ribD gene encoding bifunctional diaminohydroxyphosphoribosylaminopyrimidine deaminase/5-amino-6-(5-phosphoribosylamino)uracil reductase RibD encodes MEIPAQDAAHMARAVALAGHGHGTTSPNPVVGCVVLDAGGQVAGEGFHAYAGGPHAEVVALAQAGERARGGTAYVTLEPCDHTGRTGPCSLALLAAGVARVVIAVPDPNLRAAGGLARLRAHGVSVTSGVLGAEAERVNEEWLTYARLGRSHVTWKFAATLDGRSAAEDGTSQWITSAAARADVHRMRAAADAIVAGIGTVLADDPHLTARPGSASAPVPDGPASLSSAVGGTPFGAVASPADVAGGAEGRLGAGRAAPTSQARPGGGAAGGRRPLRVVVDTRGRTPQDARVLDDAAPTLVAVAEDAGTGLKADLLRLPRHGRGLDLEALLEELAAREVVSVFLEGGPTLAGEFLRRGLVDRVVAYLAPALLGSGRAALGAAGVGTIGEMHRLTFDEISPIGPDVRLIARPATQPGREQ; translated from the coding sequence GTGGAGATACCCGCGCAGGACGCCGCGCACATGGCGCGCGCCGTCGCACTGGCCGGGCACGGACACGGCACCACCAGCCCCAACCCCGTCGTGGGCTGCGTCGTGCTCGACGCCGGCGGCCAGGTGGCGGGCGAGGGCTTCCACGCGTACGCGGGCGGGCCGCACGCCGAGGTCGTGGCGCTGGCGCAGGCGGGGGAGCGGGCGCGTGGCGGCACCGCGTACGTGACCCTCGAGCCCTGCGACCACACCGGCCGGACGGGGCCGTGCAGCCTGGCGCTGCTGGCGGCGGGGGTCGCGCGGGTGGTGATCGCGGTGCCGGACCCCAACCTCAGGGCGGCCGGCGGCCTGGCGCGGCTGCGGGCGCACGGGGTCTCGGTGACGTCCGGGGTGCTGGGCGCCGAGGCGGAGCGGGTCAACGAGGAGTGGCTGACGTACGCGCGGCTCGGGCGCTCGCACGTGACCTGGAAGTTCGCGGCCACGCTCGACGGGCGGTCGGCGGCCGAGGACGGGACCAGCCAGTGGATCACCTCGGCCGCGGCCAGGGCGGACGTGCACCGGATGCGGGCGGCCGCGGACGCGATCGTCGCCGGGATCGGCACCGTCCTCGCCGACGACCCCCACCTCACGGCCCGCCCCGGCTCGGCGAGCGCCCCCGTGCCGGACGGCCCTGCGTCGCTGTCGTCCGCCGTCGGTGGCACGCCCTTCGGCGCGGTCGCGTCCCCTGCGGATGTCGCCGGGGGCGCGGAGGGGCGTCTAGGGGCGGGCAGGGCGGCTCCAACGTCGCAGGCGCGTCCCGGCGGTGGGGCCGCGGGTGGGCGGCGGCCCCTGCGGGTCGTGGTCGACACGCGGGGCAGGACGCCGCAGGACGCGCGGGTGCTGGACGACGCCGCCCCCACGCTCGTCGCCGTAGCCGAGGACGCCGGCACCGGGCTCAAGGCCGACCTCCTCCGCCTCCCCCGCCACGGCCGCGGTCTCGACCTCGAAGCCCTCCTCGAAGAGCTGGCCGCGCGCGAGGTCGTCAGCGTGTTCCTGGAGGGCGGCCCCACGCTGGCCGGGGAGTTCCTGCGGCGGGGCCTGGTGGATCGCGTGGTCGCGTACCTGGCCCCCGCGTTGCTCGGCTCCGGGCGGGCCGCGCTCGGCGCGGCCGGGGTGGGGACGATCGGCGAGATGCACCGCCTGACATTTGACGAAATTTCCCCCATAGGGCCGGATGTGAGGCTGATCGCCCGGCCCGCCACTCAACCAGGCAGGGAGCAGTGA
- a CDS encoding riboflavin synthase, whose product MFTGIIEEKGEVVAIDQAGGGAVLSVRGPVVTSDAKHGDSIAVNGVCLTVVEVEGDVFTVDVMRESLDRSSLGGLAQGSPVNLERAVRADQRLGGHIVQGHVDGTAVLLSREPGESWDDVRFSLPEALSPYVAEKGSIAIDGISLTVTTVDDDSFGVSLIPTTLKLTTLGERQVGDIVNIEVDVIAKYVERLVVRQ is encoded by the coding sequence ATGTTCACCGGAATCATTGAGGAAAAGGGCGAAGTGGTGGCCATCGACCAGGCGGGCGGCGGGGCCGTGCTGTCGGTGCGCGGCCCGGTCGTCACCTCCGACGCCAAGCACGGCGACTCGATCGCGGTCAACGGCGTGTGCCTCACGGTCGTCGAGGTCGAGGGCGACGTGTTCACCGTGGACGTGATGAGGGAGTCGCTCGACCGCAGCTCCCTCGGCGGGCTCGCGCAGGGCTCCCCCGTGAACCTGGAGCGCGCCGTACGCGCCGACCAGCGCCTCGGCGGCCACATCGTGCAGGGCCACGTGGACGGCACCGCCGTGCTGCTGTCCAGGGAACCCGGCGAGAGCTGGGACGACGTGCGGTTCTCGCTCCCCGAGGCGCTGAGCCCGTACGTGGCGGAGAAGGGCTCGATCGCGATCGACGGAATCAGCCTGACGGTGACCACGGTTGACGACGACAGCTTCGGTGTGAGCCTCATCCCCACCACGCTCAAGCTCACGACCCTGGGCGAGCGCCAGGTGGGCGACATCGTGAACATCGAGGTCGACGTGATCGCGAAGTATGTGGAAAGGCTGGTGGTCAGGCAGTGA
- a CDS encoding nicotinamide mononucleotide transporter family protein, giving the protein MNWADAGFDVFGTHVLWTDLIGNIAALSTVLLAMRKSMWTWPVQFAGSVLLFVASINAHITGNALKQALFAGLAVYGWWAWRRGTQDGKQLRVRPAAWWERSLLIGGMLLGTALVGLLFFVTGLSWGAQVPLPQGAFLVAADAYIFVGSAMATWAQGRALVDFWIVWVAVDLVGVPLAFSSGLVVSGWVYGIFFVLVVIGFVKWLREYRAAEVGVAVAR; this is encoded by the coding sequence GTGAACTGGGCCGACGCCGGATTCGATGTATTCGGCACCCATGTGCTCTGGACGGACCTGATCGGCAACATCGCCGCCCTGTCGACGGTCCTGCTCGCCATGCGCAAGTCGATGTGGACCTGGCCGGTGCAGTTCGCCGGTTCGGTGCTGTTGTTCGTCGCCTCGATCAACGCGCACATCACCGGCAACGCGCTCAAACAGGCCCTGTTCGCGGGCCTGGCGGTCTACGGCTGGTGGGCGTGGCGGCGCGGTACGCAGGACGGCAAGCAGCTGCGCGTGCGCCCCGCCGCGTGGTGGGAGCGGTCGCTGCTGATCGGCGGGATGCTGCTGGGCACGGCCCTGGTCGGCCTGCTGTTCTTCGTCACCGGCCTGTCGTGGGGCGCGCAGGTGCCGCTGCCGCAGGGCGCCTTCCTGGTGGCCGCCGACGCCTACATCTTCGTCGGCAGCGCGATGGCCACCTGGGCGCAGGGCCGCGCGCTGGTGGACTTCTGGATCGTGTGGGTAGCCGTTGACCTGGTGGGCGTACCGCTGGCGTTCAGCTCGGGGCTGGTGGTCTCCGGCTGGGTGTACGGGATCTTCTTCGTGCTGGTGGTGATCGGGTTCGTGAAGTGGCTGCGTGAATACCGGGCGGCCGAGGTCGGCGTGGCGGTGGCGCGATGA
- a CDS encoding bifunctional 3,4-dihydroxy-2-butanone-4-phosphate synthase/GTP cyclohydrolase II, giving the protein MSDIKLDPIERAIDDIRNGRPVVVVDDESRENEGDLIFAAAKATVDLCTFTIRHTSGMICVAMEGKELDRLGLPLMVVHNKERMRTAYTITVDARDGVTTGISAADRARTIRTLADSATEPNELVRPGHVFPLRYHEGGVLARRGHTEAAVDLARLAGLSAAGALAEVVNDDGTMARLPELRRFADEHDLALVSIEDLVDYRRRAESMVTRVAETRLPNAYGMWRVFGYASALDGGEHVALVFGDLSDGENILVRAHSECLTGDVFGSLRCDCGVQLGNAMSAIAQEGRGVIVYLRGHEGRGIGLLAKLKAYNLQDNGSDTVDANVELGLPVDAREFSNAGQILADLGVRSVRLLTNNPAKLKGMDGYGIKVLGREPLPVAMNPHNERYLTAKRDRLGHHISEAS; this is encoded by the coding sequence ATGAGCGACATCAAGCTGGACCCCATCGAGCGGGCCATCGACGACATCCGCAACGGCCGGCCCGTCGTCGTGGTCGACGACGAGAGCAGGGAGAACGAGGGCGACCTCATCTTCGCCGCGGCCAAGGCCACGGTGGACCTGTGCACGTTCACGATCAGGCACACCAGCGGGATGATCTGCGTGGCCATGGAGGGCAAGGAGCTCGACCGGCTCGGGCTGCCCCTCATGGTGGTGCACAACAAGGAGCGCATGCGCACGGCGTACACGATCACCGTGGACGCCCGCGACGGCGTCACCACGGGCATCTCCGCGGCCGACCGGGCGCGGACCATCCGCACGCTCGCCGACTCCGCCACCGAGCCCAACGAGCTGGTGCGCCCCGGGCACGTCTTCCCGCTGCGCTACCACGAGGGCGGCGTGCTGGCCAGGCGCGGCCACACCGAGGCGGCCGTGGACCTGGCCAGGCTCGCCGGCCTGTCGGCCGCGGGCGCGCTGGCCGAGGTGGTCAACGACGACGGCACCATGGCCAGGCTGCCCGAGCTGCGCCGCTTCGCCGACGAGCACGACCTGGCGCTGGTCTCCATCGAGGATCTCGTCGACTACCGCCGCCGGGCCGAGAGCATGGTCACGCGGGTGGCCGAGACGCGGCTGCCGAACGCGTACGGGATGTGGCGGGTCTTCGGCTACGCCAGCGCCCTCGACGGCGGCGAGCACGTCGCGCTCGTCTTCGGCGACCTGTCCGACGGCGAGAACATCCTGGTCCGGGCCCACTCCGAGTGCCTGACCGGCGACGTGTTCGGCTCGCTGCGCTGCGACTGCGGGGTGCAGCTGGGCAACGCCATGTCGGCCATCGCCCAGGAGGGCCGCGGCGTGATCGTCTACCTGCGCGGCCACGAGGGCCGGGGCATCGGCCTGCTGGCCAAGCTCAAGGCGTACAACCTCCAGGACAACGGCAGCGACACCGTCGACGCCAACGTGGAGCTGGGCCTGCCGGTGGACGCGCGGGAGTTCTCCAACGCGGGGCAGATCCTGGCCGACCTCGGCGTCAGGTCGGTGCGGCTGCTCACCAACAACCCGGCCAAGCTCAAGGGCATGGACGGGTACGGCATCAAGGTCCTCGGCCGCGAGCCCCTGCCCGTGGCCATGAACCCGCACAACGAGCGTTACCTCACGGCCAAGCGCGACCGCCTCGGCCATCACATCTCGGAGGCATCATGA
- the ribH gene encoding 6,7-dimethyl-8-ribityllumazine synthase, which translates to MSGEGRPGVAAPDASGLSVGVVAASWHAKITDQLVARALQACDDSGATATVVRVPGSLEIPVVAQALARRCDAVVALGAVIKGETAHFDYVCDSVTAGLTRISLDEETPVGNGVLTCETLDQALDRSGLPGSKEDKGYESAVAALETALLLRDLH; encoded by the coding sequence ATGAGTGGGGAAGGCAGGCCGGGGGTCGCGGCGCCCGACGCCTCGGGGCTGAGCGTGGGGGTGGTGGCGGCCAGCTGGCACGCCAAGATCACCGATCAGCTGGTGGCGCGGGCCCTGCAGGCCTGCGACGACAGCGGCGCCACGGCGACCGTGGTGCGGGTGCCGGGGTCGCTGGAGATCCCGGTGGTCGCCCAGGCGCTGGCCCGCCGCTGCGACGCGGTGGTGGCGCTGGGCGCGGTCATCAAGGGCGAGACCGCCCATTTCGACTACGTCTGCGACTCGGTGACCGCGGGCCTGACCCGGATCTCGCTGGACGAGGAGACGCCCGTCGGCAACGGCGTCCTCACGTGCGAGACCCTGGACCAGGCCCTCGACCGGTCGGGCCTGCCGGGCAGCAAGGAGGACAAGGGATACGAGTCGGCCGTCGCCGCGCTCGAGACCGCCCTCCTCCTGCGGGACCTCCACTAG
- a CDS encoding PH domain-containing protein: MPEPITPPSLPVTWRPRKPRIVAYGSAAVIVLGSVIMAVFIAEPFKLPDRVAIVAFGCAVAFVLHMLGRVRVEADDEGVTIVNAARTHRYSWPEILEVTLLVGDPWPRIDTSDGRTTGAMGIQGSEKDRAARATAELEALIRERGEAREK, encoded by the coding sequence GTGCCCGAGCCGATCACTCCGCCGTCCCTGCCCGTCACCTGGCGTCCCCGCAAGCCGCGGATCGTCGCCTACGGCTCCGCCGCCGTGATCGTGCTCGGGTCGGTGATCATGGCGGTCTTCATCGCCGAGCCGTTCAAGCTGCCCGACCGGGTGGCGATCGTGGCGTTCGGGTGCGCGGTGGCGTTCGTGCTGCACATGCTGGGGCGGGTGCGGGTGGAGGCGGACGACGAGGGGGTCACCATCGTCAACGCCGCCCGCACCCACCGCTACTCCTGGCCGGAGATCCTGGAGGTCACGCTGCTGGTGGGCGACCCCTGGCCGCGGATCGACACCTCCGACGGGCGCACCACCGGGGCCATGGGCATCCAGGGCTCGGAGAAGGACCGCGCCGCCCGGGCCACGGCCGAGCTGGAGGCGCTGATCCGGGAGCGCGGCGAGGCCCGCGAGAAGTAG
- a CDS encoding AAA family ATPase — protein sequence MDIESPAKLIELLDRHAYLADEGLATAAFLALRMGRPLFLEGEAGVGKTELAKTLAALLKAPLIRLQCYEGLDAAQALYDWDFARQLLHLKAAEAAGVTDVGRLEGEIYDRRFLIARPLLKAIETQPSVLLVDEIDRADDEFEAFLLEVLSDFTISIPELGTVKATTPPVVVVTSNRTREVHDALKRRCLYHWLEHPSFDREVAILLRRLPACTETLAVQVARAAERLRQADLVKPPGVAETLDWTEALLTLGAKELDPALAAATLGAALKYREDVSNVLGNGLLPHG from the coding sequence ATGGACATCGAGTCGCCGGCCAAGCTCATCGAGCTCCTCGACCGGCACGCCTACCTGGCCGACGAGGGGCTGGCCACGGCGGCCTTCCTGGCGCTGCGGATGGGCCGGCCGCTCTTCCTCGAAGGGGAGGCGGGAGTCGGCAAGACCGAGCTCGCCAAGACGCTGGCGGCGCTGCTCAAGGCGCCGCTCATCAGGCTCCAGTGCTACGAGGGGCTGGACGCGGCCCAGGCGCTGTACGACTGGGACTTCGCGCGCCAGCTGCTCCACCTCAAGGCCGCGGAGGCCGCCGGCGTCACCGACGTGGGCCGGCTGGAGGGCGAGATCTACGACAGGCGGTTCCTGATCGCGCGGCCCCTGCTCAAGGCCATCGAGACGCAGCCGAGCGTGCTGCTCGTGGACGAGATCGACCGGGCCGACGACGAGTTCGAGGCGTTCCTGCTCGAAGTGCTCTCCGACTTCACCATCTCCATCCCCGAGCTCGGGACCGTCAAGGCCACCACGCCGCCGGTGGTCGTGGTCACCTCCAACAGGACGCGCGAGGTGCACGACGCGCTCAAGCGGCGCTGCCTCTACCACTGGCTGGAGCACCCGAGCTTCGACCGCGAGGTCGCCATCCTGCTGCGCCGGCTGCCCGCCTGCACCGAGACGCTGGCCGTGCAGGTGGCGCGGGCGGCCGAGCGGCTGCGGCAGGCGGACCTGGTCAAGCCGCCGGGCGTGGCCGAGACGCTCGACTGGACGGAGGCGCTGCTGACGCTGGGGGCCAAGGAGCTCGATCCCGCCCTGGCCGCGGCCACCCTGGGGGCGGCGCTGAAATACCGGGAGGACGTCTCGAACGTGCTCGGCAACGGGCTGCTGCCCCATGGATGA
- a CDS encoding vWA domain-containing protein — protein sequence MDELVATMTAFARTLRAAGVAADHERTQNLLRVLDHLDVADSGDVYWAGRLTLCATPDDLPRYDRCFAAYFGGERAGVARTSTTSVTRHLAAETRGEADGGDEKTAAPATASRAEVLRHRDVATLTEAERAEVHRMLAMLRCGRERRRSRRFEGAHRGVLDPRRTIRDALRKGDVARLRHKRHTTRPRAVVLFVDVSGSMAPYAESLLRFAHALVRSEPRATEVYSVGTRLTPVTAELRHRDPGTALNEVSKAIPDWSGGTRLGEELKEYLSRYSARGAIAVIASDGWERGDPALLGAQMARLARQAHRVIWVNPHKGYEGYQPLTGGMRAALPYVDDLVAGHSLAAYERLSERLAHA from the coding sequence ATGGATGAGCTGGTCGCCACGATGACCGCGTTCGCCAGGACGCTGCGGGCGGCCGGGGTCGCCGCCGATCACGAGCGCACCCAGAACCTGCTCAGAGTGCTCGACCACCTCGACGTGGCCGACTCCGGCGACGTCTACTGGGCCGGGCGGCTCACGCTCTGCGCCACACCCGACGACCTGCCCCGCTACGACCGGTGCTTCGCCGCGTACTTCGGCGGGGAGCGGGCGGGCGTGGCCCGTACGAGCACGACCAGCGTCACCAGGCACCTGGCGGCCGAGACGCGCGGCGAGGCGGACGGCGGCGACGAGAAGACGGCCGCGCCCGCGACGGCGAGCCGGGCCGAGGTGCTGCGGCACCGCGACGTGGCCACGCTGACCGAGGCCGAGCGGGCCGAGGTGCACCGGATGCTGGCCATGCTGAGGTGCGGGCGCGAACGCCGGCGCTCGCGCCGCTTCGAGGGCGCCCACCGGGGCGTGCTCGACCCGCGCCGCACCATCCGCGACGCGCTCAGGAAGGGCGACGTCGCCCGGCTCCGGCACAAGAGGCACACCACCCGTCCGCGCGCGGTCGTCCTGTTCGTGGACGTCAGCGGCTCGATGGCCCCGTACGCCGAGTCCCTGCTGCGCTTCGCCCACGCGCTGGTCAGGAGCGAGCCCCGGGCCACCGAGGTCTACTCGGTCGGCACCAGGCTCACCCCCGTCACCGCCGAGCTGCGCCACCGCGACCCCGGCACCGCGCTGAACGAGGTCTCCAAGGCCATCCCCGACTGGAGCGGCGGGACCCGGCTGGGCGAGGAGCTCAAGGAGTACCTGTCCCGCTACAGCGCGCGCGGGGCGATCGCCGTGATCGCCTCGGACGGGTGGGAGCGCGGCGACCCCGCCCTGCTGGGCGCGCAGATGGCCAGGCTGGCCAGGCAGGCGCACCGGGTGATCTGGGTCAACCCGCACAAGGGGTATGAGGGCTACCAGCCTCTCACGGGCGGCATGCGGGCCGCCCTGCCGTACGTGGACGACCTGGTGGCCGGGCACAGCCTGGCCGCCTACGAGCGACTCAGTGAAAGGCTGGCCCATGCGTGA
- a CDS encoding XdhC family protein, translated as MRDVLPEIMRWWRSGLKFGLATVVSTFSSAPRPPGAAMAVRGDEVVGSVSGGCVEGAVFELASEADETVLQRYGVSDDDAFAVGLTCGGIIDILVQPISIETFPELGEIAMSVDAHEPVAVATIVSGPGQVGARRVIWPDRSSGTLGLDRLDEAVDDDARGMLAQGLTGIRRYGGEGERRLDDLAVFVQSFAPPPRMLVFGAIDFAAAVARVGKFLGYHVTVCDARPIFATAKRFPDADEVVVKWPHDYLSSVQVDERTVICVLTHDPKFDVPLLEVALRTGAGYVGAMGSRRTHEDRLARLRESGLTDAELARLRSPIGLDLGARTPEETAVSIAAELIQLRWGGSGRPLSSTEGRIHRETRPEGS; from the coding sequence ATGCGTGACGTGCTGCCGGAGATCATGAGGTGGTGGAGGTCGGGGCTCAAGTTCGGGCTGGCGACCGTGGTGAGCACGTTCAGCAGCGCGCCCAGGCCACCGGGTGCGGCCATGGCGGTGCGCGGTGACGAGGTGGTCGGCAGCGTGTCCGGCGGGTGCGTCGAGGGCGCGGTGTTCGAGCTGGCCTCCGAGGCCGACGAGACCGTCCTGCAGCGGTACGGCGTGAGCGACGACGACGCGTTCGCGGTCGGGCTCACCTGCGGCGGCATCATCGACATCCTCGTGCAGCCGATCTCCATCGAGACCTTCCCCGAACTGGGGGAGATCGCTATGTCCGTGGACGCGCACGAGCCGGTCGCCGTCGCCACCATCGTCTCCGGCCCCGGGCAGGTCGGCGCCCGCCGGGTCATCTGGCCGGACCGCTCGTCCGGCACGCTCGGGCTCGACCGGCTCGACGAGGCCGTGGACGACGACGCGCGCGGCATGCTCGCCCAGGGCCTGACCGGCATCAGGCGCTACGGCGGCGAGGGGGAGCGGCGGCTGGACGACCTGGCGGTGTTCGTGCAGTCGTTCGCGCCGCCGCCGCGCATGCTGGTGTTCGGGGCGATCGACTTCGCGGCGGCGGTGGCCAGGGTGGGCAAGTTCCTCGGCTACCACGTCACGGTCTGCGACGCCCGCCCGATCTTCGCCACCGCCAAGCGCTTCCCCGACGCCGACGAGGTCGTGGTCAAGTGGCCCCACGACTACCTGTCCTCCGTCCAGGTGGACGAGCGCACGGTGATCTGCGTGCTCACCCACGACCCCAAGTTCGACGTGCCGCTGCTGGAGGTGGCCCTGCGCACCGGCGCCGGGTACGTGGGCGCCATGGGCTCGCGCCGCACCCACGAGGACCGGCTCGCCCGGCTGCGCGAGTCCGGGCTCACCGACGCCGAGCTGGCCAGGCTGCGCTCGCCCATCGGGCTCGACCTCGGCGCGCGCACCCCCGAGGAGACGGCCGTGTCGATCGCCGCCGAGCTGATCCAGCTCCGCTGGGGCGGCTCGGGCCGCCCGCTGTCCAGCACCGAGGGCCGCATCCACCGCGAGACCCGCCCCGAGGGCTCATGA
- a CDS encoding nucleotidyltransferase family protein: MRSAQVAGLLLAAGEGARLGTPKALVEYAGERLVDRGVRLLEEGGCHPVVVVLGAATVQVRGAVTVRNPDWASGMGSSLRVGLAALPREAESVVIALVDQPFIGPGAVRALIASGAGLAVATYEGKRRNPVLIAREHFAEVAELAVGDVGARPFMKAHPELVTEVPCDEHGNPADIDTPQDLRLLEPS, encoded by the coding sequence ATGAGGAGCGCGCAGGTGGCTGGGCTGCTGCTGGCCGCGGGGGAGGGCGCCCGGCTGGGCACGCCCAAGGCGCTGGTCGAGTACGCGGGCGAGCGCCTGGTCGACCGCGGCGTGCGGCTGCTGGAGGAGGGCGGCTGCCACCCCGTCGTGGTCGTGCTCGGCGCGGCCACCGTGCAGGTGCGCGGCGCGGTGACCGTGCGCAACCCGGACTGGGCCTCGGGCATGGGCTCGTCCCTGCGGGTCGGGCTCGCCGCGCTGCCGCGGGAGGCCGAGTCCGTGGTGATCGCGCTGGTCGACCAGCCGTTCATCGGCCCGGGCGCGGTACGCGCGCTGATCGCCTCCGGCGCCGGGCTCGCGGTCGCCACCTACGAGGGGAAGCGCAGGAACCCGGTGCTGATCGCCCGCGAGCACTTCGCCGAGGTGGCGGAGCTGGCCGTGGGGGACGTGGGGGCGCGGCCGTTCATGAAGGCCCACCCCGAGCTGGTCACCGAGGTGCCGTGCGACGAGCACGGGAACCCGGCCGACATCGACACGCCCCAGGACCTGCGGCTGCTGGAGCCTTCCTAG